The DNA region GAAAGGCTTCAGGAAGATGTGTGCCTGGGGCACCCGAAGGCAGCCTCTGACCCTACCTTTCTCCGTGGCATAAGCCTTACAATGCTGAGGAAAGGCCATAGGTTTGGCGACGGAGCTTTCAATGGTCTTCATCCCTATAGAGCTCGGTGGCTCTCAGGGTGACAGGAGAGGAGACAAACTAACTTGGGGAGAGTCTTGATCATTCACTTTCTCCCCCAACCTGAAACACATATCCCGGGACCACAGTTGAACGCAagacacactcatacacacacacacacacacacacaaatacacttaCTCACATCTCGGGAACCCAACTCAGGGAGCAGGCAGCTCTGGTATCGCTGGTCTGATATCTGCCCACTCAGCATCTAACCTGTCCTAAAGCTCTTTGCAATCACTTCTATTTCCAGGTCTCATTTGGTGAGATGCTCCAGATTCCGCTCTGTCAGGCTGATCATAAAGGCACAGTGTAGGAAAGTCCCCTACTGGGATGGCCATTGCTTGGCAGCAGGGAAGGCTAAGGGGCCCGCAGCTGCCCAAGGCTGGTGTAGACATCCTCTGCTGCGCTCAGCTCCTCAAAGATTGGGATCAGGTTCAGCAACTCAGTGTCTGCCATGTCATCAAACCAAGACTGCACAGGCACCTGGAGAGGGAAAAGGCAGCGTTAAGTCTCCCGACCGCCACTGCTTCCCTCCCTTGCCCCAGACCCCCCGGAGGCTGGCTGGTCCACCTGGGGTGGTGCCCTCCTCTGGTAAAGCCCATGGTTCCACCAccatccccttctccctcctccttccagggCAGGGACTCTCCCAATCCCTGCAATATGGGTGTATCTGGACCACTCACTGCATTCTCTGGGTGGAAGATGTAAGAAGCAGGCGAGTTGTCCAGAATGAGGGTTTTCCTCAGGTCCCTTCCCAGGCGGCTGAGGTCCTTGACATAGCAGCCCTGGTGAAACACACAGGACTCACGGAACAGGCGGGCCCGGAACACCCCACACCTGTCCAGCAGATCCGTCACAGGGTCAGCATACTGAGAAGAGAGCAGAAGCTTTTTGTTTGGATGCAGTCGTGGTTTCCCCGTGGCATCCTGTGACCTGCAAGGAGCTGCCACACCTGCTCCCAGTTCTTtactcccctcctgcccccaggtaCCTTGGCTAAGCTGGCAGTGAAGAGAACACATTCAAAGAGTTCCCCCATTCGTCTCAGGAACTCATCCACGTAAGGCCTCTTGAGCACGTACACCTGAGGAAAAGCAGAAAGGCTTGTTGGAGGCATCCCTACGAGGGTGAAGCCTCACGGCATCGGTCACCATCACCACCTACACAAAGAGCAGTAAGTCGGTTCAGACCTTACTCTGTCTGGACTCCCACACCCCAGCCTCTGGGACCACCTGGCTGGAAGCCTTCTGCCCCGCAGACCAGGGCACGAGCGTCACCTCCTCACCAGGCTTCTGCCGGCTCAGTGGTCCCAACCTTGACCCAgctcaggaagaaacaaaaacacctaATGTCCCAGGAGCCATCTGTTTCCGGCGGCGAACCATCAGCTGCCTCCAGAAACAAGTAATCAAGAATAGGCCTCACAGATGGAAACAGCCTATCCTGGATTACTTGAATCCAGCCACAGCCTCTGTGGGAGTTTCCTGTCCTTGGCTCTGACAGGACAGTTAGTCCAGGACCCCATCAGGCAGGGTCGCAGATACTTCCTGAAACCTCATGCCCTCGCAGAGCTTCTCTGAAATGCACCAGGGGAAAGTGACTTTTTCCCCTCAGTGACCACAGATCTGACACCCTGCAGCATCTCGCTCTAGTGACGCCCCCATTTTGTGCTTGCCCCTGACAGCCACCCCTAACCCTGGTGTCCACCTTTCATAACCTTGCACATTATGGCCTAAAAGCTTCACTGGCCGCATGTCCCTCATGGGCCTGCTGTCTGTTGCTTCCCTGTCTCCATCCAGGTGTTCTCCTCTCAGCCAGCCTACACAGGGGCTACTGGAACCACtccttcaaagttcttttcatcCAGCTCACTCCCTGCTCAAGTGTATGTGCCTGCCATGACTCTCCCTCCTGGAGACGGCCTGGACTGGCCATCGACTCACCAGAcccctcccagctctgctgcaGGAACCCTCTGCTCCAGGTAGCCACAACCGGGCCTCCTTtcatttaccatttctttttttttggcggtacacaggcctctcactgttgtggcctctcccgttgcggagcacaggctccggatgcgcaggctcagcggccatggctcacgggcccagccgctccgcggcatgtgggatcttcccggacaggggcacgaacccgggtcccctgcatcggcaggcggactctcaaccactgcgccaccagggaagccctcatttaccATTTCTTTAACCTTCAACaagtccctccctcctcctggctaTTCATCAAGCTTGGCATCGTCTCAACACTCTTTGCTGAAAACGCACCTTCTGCAGGTAGacacctcacccccaccccccactcatGTAAATGTCATCCCTTTTCCATTATTCACACCTCTCCTTGTTAGCCAGGAGTTCACAGTGTTTGAAGATacgcctttttaaaaaatctgtgggTTCTGTATATTTCTCTATACCCTCAACTAGACTGTAAAGAGCTGCTGTGCAGAGTCCAGCACTGGGACTGGGAGAGCACCTCAGCTGGGAGGAGGGTGGTGGGGTGAAGAAAGCTTCTAATGGACACAGGATAGTGCTGACCACCCATGGAAGCCTCAAACCCCATCTCCCTACAAGTAACTCTTCTATCTGACTATCAACACCACAGGATCCTTAACCCTGGACTGAGCAGGTTGTGTAGGGCCAGAGCCTCACCTTATTTAGATTCAAGCGCTGTTTGATAGATGTGTACTGAGTATGTATTGTGGCAGAATCCAGTGTAGGGACCCCAAGGGGAGGGGAATTGGAGAAagctttacagaggaggagatgCCTTTTCTGGGGAGAAAGAAATTCACCGGCTAGATGGaatgggtgggcaggggaggagagaaaacagCTAGTACTGACTTCCTTGTCTGTAACAGGCAGATACACCAACTCTTCAGCTTTAGAGAAAATGTATTAAGTCATATAACAGTGCTGGTCACATTCAGTAGGACCAGGGGAgataaataaatgatagctattactactattaaataatttaattttaaacagcttggctgcaaagagaaaaaaagtgacaGCTAGAGGGGGATGAGGGGCTGCATTTTTTAAGATGCGAAAGCCTCGAATGTGAAAGGTTACCAATAAAAGCAGAGAGGCTGAAGTTACAGGAAAGGATCAACTGATGGAACACAAGCCCCGAGGAGCAGAAGACCCCGAGTTCCTGGGCTGGGCGTGGCCTGGCAGCAGCTCACCTGGTGAGTGGTCCCTTCGATCTCTACAGGCACTATGAAGTCAGCGTTGTTGATTGGCTGGAAGACAGAAGAGTTAATGAGTCAGCTAGTGGGAAGGGACAAGAGCCCAGCCACACCCCAGTCCCTGCCACAGCCAGTGCTCCACCccctgggcggggtggggagggacagatATCAGAGGCCCTAGGAAGCTCCTGCTGTCCCAACTAAGTGGCTCTCACCCAAGTACAGGCTGCGACACCCCTTCTGGTTTTCCCTACTTACCACCACCTGCAAATTCTACCTGAGCTCAGACAGTCTCTGGGCTTTCTTGAGTTAACAAACATCCTGATAAAATGGATAGGGGCATGGCCCAAGGCTGACTTAACCCCTCTTTCGTACCCCTGTACAGAGCCCTGGTGGCTGTGCTGCGACGGGGCTGGGGGGCAGCTGTAGCCTGTTGTCAGCAactgcggagagcaggggctccCACTCAACATCATTCTCTGGTGGGGCCTCCAGGTATCTGTGATGCGACTGTGGCCAAATGCCAGAGGCCGGCCCTCCTACTTCTGATCACTCTTCCATCATCAACTTTAGGCCACTTCACTGGCACCTGCAGTCAGGCTTCCAAGACAGCCCAGGACGAGTGTAAGAAGAGCTCCAGATGTCCAGTTACCTTAAAGGAGCTATGCACAAGGGTTTCATCCAAGTCAATGACCACGCAGATTCTTCCTTGATCTTCCTCGGTCACCTCCGGGAGCAGACAGGTCCCTGGAATCTAAAACCAGAGCCAGGCTACTGAATCTGCCACCAAGAAAGACTAATTTTCCCCAATAGAACTCTGGGAAGAGCTGGGCCCACTGAGGAGATGGAAGCCCCCTACTTCAACCCAAGAGAGGCGACACTTAAAGGCCAAGaggtagagaaagaagagactGAGCTGGCTCCTTCCTTCAGCCTGGGACTGTGAAGTGATCCGGATACTGGAGCTGGAGGCCAGAGCTGGTGATGGATACCGGCTGTCCCCCGCACAATCTAATGCCTTGCACGTGGTGGGCCCTCAGCAAATATCTGGGACAAACAGCTTCCAAGGGCAGGGAGTTAGCCAGCCAGACACAGAGGAATGAGGGCTTCACTGCATGGGGCATGGGGTTAGAAGGTATCACTGGGTGTTGGGGCTTCTGAGGCCATACCCTGTGAGATTCACATACCTGATAAAACTGGTACTGGAGACACTGGAGCAGATCCGACTACGGGAGAAAAGAAGGTGGTCAGTGCCAGCCCACTAATGCCTTTCCTGGTTGTCTAAAGCCCACTCAGGCCTGGAGGGGAATTTTCTCCCCAAGACCCCAGCCCCCTGGAAAGCTCTGACACGACAAAAGTGACTTTCCTTAAGAGCTGGGCAGGAAAGGGGCCAAAATCTTCTTTCCACACTCGGCCTGATGCAGGATGGAGAAGGAAGTGTCCCTGTTCTCAGCTGCCATTGCCTCTCCAAGGAACAGGGGACTCAAGCAGCTGACGCAGGGACACAGAGTCAGAGGCAGAATCAAAATCGGAACTCCTCACTGTGGAGGTCTGGCCTCTTGCTTAGTCCCGAAACCCAGGCTTCTCTTTGAGAACATGTGTTCTCTCCATCCTCCTTGGGGGCCTTGATTAGGGGGAGGTGCACTGAGCCCCTACAAAGCACAAGTAAGCCAATGTGAGCCCACACTGTGGGTCCTGAAACGTGAGGGGAGGTAGAGTGCAGAGAGCTCAGAAAGCCTCTTCCCGCCTTCGGCTAATAAGTAAAACGTTATAATGTAACAAGTAAGTGATCTTAATGGAAAccctgaagaaaaattaaaatcctaGCACTTAGAAAAACTTAATGTTGGCATTTCAGTGCATTTCCTTCAAGCTTGCTTTGGCAAGCAGTCTTTTTTCTTCATGACATATAATCTtgcattctgctttttttttttttttttggggggggtggtacgcgggcctctcactgttgtggcctttcctgttgtggagcgcaggctccggacgcgcaggctcagtggccacggctcacgggcccgaccgctccgcagcatgtgggatcgtcccggaccggggcacgaacccgtgtcccctgcattggcaggcagactcccaaccactgcgccaccagggaagccctgcattctgCTTTTTGACTTAATGTTGCAACTCAATACTCTTCCACATTGTTGTGAACTCTTAGTAAAAATTAATAGTTCGGTTAATACCGTCATGTTGTACTTCATTTAACCATTGTCCCCTTTTGGATAATGAGGTGATTTTTCACTGATGTACGTATCTTTAGCCTGGTTTTGAAAGAGAGGAAGGACAGCTAAACCTTGGTGTTTCAGAAAGAAGTACAAATGGCACTGCAGAAAGGAGGATTTCTGTCCCCCGCCTCTGAAATGCCAGACGTATCTTCTGGTAATTATAAGAATCAAAGACACCCACACATTTCCAAATGTCTCTCACAGGTACAGGTGATAGTGCTGGAAGGGGTTATCAAGAACGTGATAGAATTTCAATTCCTTGGTTCCCTGAAAGCCTAGTAACTTGGAAGGTATTTTTgcttagttaaaaataaaaaacaacaatcaCAGGACTTACAACCAGAGAGATCTGAGTTCAAACCCTGATACTACCACTTATTAACCATTAACTACTCAGCGGCTACACACaccctctgagtctcagtttccgtcTGTGAGGGGAATCCTGTGGCTCTCCTCGCAGGGCTGCTGTGGGTCACATGAGACAACCTACGCAAAGCACCCTGCACGGTTCCTGGAACCTGGAAGGATCTGGACCGCGGGGCCCCTCAGAAACCACAGGGACACCCAGATGGCCCACACCACAAATGGGAATCAACAGGAAGAAGATGGACCACTATGGGAAGGACAGAGGAAGGGCCTCCTCCGGGC from Pseudorca crassidens isolate mPseCra1 chromosome 11, mPseCra1.hap1, whole genome shotgun sequence includes:
- the CTDSP2 gene encoding carboxy-terminal domain RNA polymerase II polypeptide A small phosphatase 2 gives rise to the protein MEHGSIITQARREDALVLTKQGLVSKSSPKKPRGRNIFKALFCCFRAQHVGQSSSSTELSAYKEEANTIAKSDLLQCLQYQFYQIPGTCLLPEVTEEDQGRICVVIDLDETLVHSSFKPINNADFIVPVEIEGTTHQVYVLKRPYVDEFLRRMGELFECVLFTASLAKYADPVTDLLDRCGVFRARLFRESCVFHQGCYVKDLSRLGRDLRKTLILDNSPASYIFHPENAVPVQSWFDDMADTELLNLIPIFEELSAAEDVYTSLGQLRAP